The proteins below are encoded in one region of Sphingobacterium sp. R2:
- a CDS encoding TetR/AcrR family transcriptional regulator: MGSKERIQRLKDENRTNILDAALQIVKEEGWQALSMRKIADIIEYTAPMIYEYFANKDAILMELASQGYLLLANKVKKAKSTETDLEKQLEAMWFSYWDFAFEERELYQLMFGVGTACCGFEKTYKCAESHGKLISDVIREIMKEKNPSEELICRKYFTYWSIIHGLVSINLVNQGNGDTTNQEVLKDAIYGITRSLTD; encoded by the coding sequence ATGGGTAGCAAAGAACGCATACAACGGCTCAAAGATGAGAATAGAACTAATATTCTAGATGCTGCGCTCCAAATCGTCAAAGAAGAAGGATGGCAGGCCTTGAGTATGCGCAAAATTGCAGATATCATTGAGTATACTGCCCCCATGATATATGAGTACTTCGCCAATAAAGATGCTATTTTAATGGAGCTCGCCAGCCAAGGCTATCTCTTACTAGCTAATAAAGTTAAAAAAGCTAAATCAACTGAAACCGATCTCGAGAAGCAATTAGAAGCAATGTGGTTTAGCTATTGGGATTTTGCGTTTGAAGAACGCGAATTGTACCAATTGATGTTTGGAGTAGGAACTGCCTGTTGTGGTTTTGAAAAAACATATAAATGTGCAGAGTCTCACGGAAAACTTATTAGCGATGTCATCCGAGAAATCATGAAAGAGAAAAATCCATCCGAAGAATTGATCTGTAGAAAGTATTTCACCTATTGGTCGATCATACATGGACTGGTCTCGATCAATCTGGTGAATCAGGGAAATGGTGACACAACCAATCAAGAGGTCTTAAAAGATGCTATTTATGGCATCACGCGCTCGCTAACTGACTAA
- a CDS encoding efflux RND transporter periplasmic adaptor subunit — protein sequence MKTNLSPSLKKIYVSTLNSVKRINIVKTAYVLSAIFLYSCSTGTSKPIDPPPVNLPVVTIENGNETVYQEYPATIEASANIEIRPQIEGILENIYVDEGAKVTKGQALFKINDRPYQEQLNQAKANLLAAKASLENAELEVEKKTKLVNTKVLTDFQLKTAISARNAAKANVQLALSAVETAKINVGYTLIRASAEGYIGRLQRKQGSLVGPTDPQPLTALSNVRDLHVYFSLGENDFIAFKNNTEGSNLQQKLHNLPPISLVLSDQTIYDQKGKIDMVDGQFDKNTGAITLRATFNNPEGVLRNGNTGRVRLQKKYEQALLVPQLATLEMQDKIFVYTVGKANKVVQQPITVIGKSGANYLVSKGLNAGDRIVYKGIDLLQDGQKITPQALSRDSINSL from the coding sequence ATGAAAACAAATTTATCACCAAGTCTTAAAAAGATTTACGTCTCAACACTTAACAGTGTTAAACGAATTAATATCGTAAAGACTGCATATGTGTTGAGTGCAATCTTTCTATACAGTTGCTCAACCGGAACTAGTAAACCCATTGATCCACCACCAGTTAACCTCCCAGTCGTTACCATCGAGAACGGTAACGAGACAGTTTACCAGGAGTATCCAGCGACTATTGAAGCTTCCGCCAATATTGAGATCAGACCTCAGATAGAGGGAATTTTGGAAAATATCTATGTCGATGAAGGAGCCAAAGTAACGAAAGGTCAAGCACTTTTCAAGATCAACGACCGCCCCTATCAGGAACAGTTAAACCAAGCGAAGGCAAATTTACTGGCAGCAAAAGCTAGTCTGGAAAATGCGGAGTTAGAAGTCGAAAAGAAAACAAAGCTGGTGAATACCAAAGTACTGACCGACTTCCAGCTAAAAACAGCTATTAGCGCACGTAATGCCGCTAAAGCAAACGTACAGTTGGCACTATCGGCCGTTGAAACTGCAAAAATCAATGTCGGATATACGCTAATACGGGCTTCTGCCGAAGGATACATCGGTAGATTACAGCGCAAGCAAGGGAGTTTGGTTGGTCCTACAGACCCCCAACCACTTACCGCATTGTCAAATGTAAGAGATCTTCATGTTTATTTCTCACTGGGAGAAAATGACTTTATCGCATTCAAAAACAATACAGAAGGTAGTAATTTACAACAAAAGCTTCACAACCTCCCTCCGATCAGCTTAGTTCTTTCGGATCAGACAATCTATGATCAAAAAGGAAAAATAGATATGGTGGATGGCCAGTTTGATAAAAATACTGGTGCGATTACACTTCGTGCAACGTTCAACAATCCGGAGGGAGTTTTACGCAACGGAAATACGGGGCGTGTAAGACTACAGAAGAAGTATGAACAAGCATTATTGGTACCACAACTTGCTACCCTTGAAATGCAGGATAAAATCTTCGTTTATACCGTTGGTAAAGCAAATAAAGTTGTTCAACAACCTATTACTGTCATTGGAAAAAGTGGTGCAAATTACCTTGTAAGTAAAGGATTGAATGCGGGAGATCGAATTGTCTACAAAGGCATTGACTTGCTTCAGGATGGGCAGAAAATTACACCACAAGCCTTATCAAGAGATAGCATCAATTCATTATAA